The sequence GGCACACATTAAGTACACTGATGCACTACTTGATGTACACGCACTCTTCACCGGACAGAAGCCACCGATCGAGACGAAAGAGCGGCAGTTCGGCACACACGTATTATTATATGCACTGACTGTTGACCGGGCTGATAAGTCGTTCATTGATTAGCCAGCGTTTCAATAAAAGAATTCGCGAACCGCCTCACCTCTCTTGCTATCCTAGGCCCACGGTGGCCATTACACTCGCCGCCGCAACGAGAGAGCGTGTTTTGCTTTTTTCCAAGGGGACCAACAACTCGCCCGCTCCGAGGCCGTGGAAGCGACTGTTCTCGGGAGATTCGCGGTGCGGTCTCATCGACCAATCGTGGACCAGCTTTCACCGAGCGCCATCTTGCCCAGCCGAACACAAAGGGGCCAAAACCCGAATGTTTGCGTAAACGTCCGAACCTTAACCACCCCTACCTACCCGATCGACGTATCTCCTCTGGATTTTCTCATCCCTAACTTTCAATACAGATTTTATTGTAGGATTACCCGcccctctcttcctttttccactACGTATCAAACCAATTCGAAACTAAGAATCGTATTTTCACCGATGAATCTTCAACAACGATGTCGTTGCATTGTTTACTGTTTCTTTTGAGGAAAATTGGAAGCGTTAAACGAGAACGattgtttttatattaattaaagaaactTTCGGATGTTTCGTTAGttatatttttcaagtattttagAGCCTCTTCTTTAAGAGCGAAAAACTTTAAAGTAATCATGTTGTTAAATGTATTAGTTGAAATTATGACCTTTAAACGAATATTactgttttaaaatattgataattttttaCCAGTAAGTTTCTTGGTGATATGCTTTGaggttgtataaaatatttaatatgagaAATGTAAAAAACAGGAAGGTGTTAATGTTATAAGCTTTTTTAAAATAGTGGTTATAAGAATACTACCAGCGCCATCATTGAGGAAGAATTGGAGAATCTACTCGGTCGATAATGTTATGACATTAAGAAATGATACATAAACACGTGAAATTTTAGAGATTGTGGTTTGTAAggttaaatttgttttatttttattctcaaTTCAATTTGTACTATTTGGAGTTTAATTTGGTgtcgttgaataattttgtatcgcaACTGTTTCAGTGATATTTATGTTTGTGTACTCTTTCTTATTgccaataaatataaaaagttaataTAAATAATCGTTAAACAATGGAAGGAACAAGTAAAGAAGGAAGTAAAGTATGGACTGATAACGAAAGATTAAAACTTGCTTCAAAATTAGACGCTGAACTCGATGAATATATTAGTAATTTGGAAAAGAAGAGCTATACTGAAGGATGGCCAGAAGATCGGTGGGAAGAGGAAATGGAAAAACATCCATTTTTCATGAAAAAGACACCGGAACCTGGAGAAGAACTTTCTCCATTGATGGAAGGTTTACAACAGCTCAAATATGGGGAAGATGAGAATACACCTGAGGGTTTGGattaatttattcttatttagTCTTGTAACCATCTAATTTAACCTTGGAATATCATAACAGGGTACTATATTCTTATTTGGTATTTGTCTTAACTATTTCTAAGAAAGGTAGTaactttttgttatttttgtacAAACACCAAGACTATTCAGGAAATTTAAACCTATTTAAAGCgatttttgtttcaataataGCATGTTTTTCAGTCATCTAGactctatttttatttatttttgcaattaaaatatatatttccagcaTTATTGAGATTGCAGGGTTAACAGTTAATTTAAcaatataaatgtttatatagaTATTGGTAGAATACTACCAATACaaatgtaataaatgtaataaataaatgtaataataatatgttttataGAACTTGCAAATAATTATAAGGAAGatggaaatttcaatttcaagtataaaaattatagattaGGTATTCTGAGTTACACAGAAGGAATAAGAACTAAATGTAAAGATATTGACTTAATGGCTCAGCTTTATAATAATAGAGCTGCTGCAcattttatgttaaaaaattataggtatatttgatattacacatattttaatattacagttTTGTTCTAGTTTTATGAAAATTgtcttttatataaattacagatCAAGCTTAAATGACTGCAAGCTTGCTTTGAGGTTAAAACCAAAGTACATAAAAGTTTTGAATAGAGCTGCCACTTGTTGTTTTCATATAAAAGATTACGAACAGTGTATTGACTTTTGTGATCGGTTACTCGATGAATCTCCTACTGACAAgataatgttatatttaaaatcacAAGCAGTAGTTGAAGGAGTAAGAATATCCATACTTTAGTGCATATAAACTTGAGAAAGTACTTATTATGTGCAacttatatttgaatatttataggaACGCCTgaaaagagataaaagaaaacaaGATAGATTAGAAAAGaacttaaataaaaaagaagaagaattactaaatataataaaagagaaaggtATTAATTTAGAAGTGATCGAagggaaaagaaatttaaatttaaaagaccTAGAACCTCAAATTCCAGAAATGGCACAATGTAGTTTTCATTTGGATGCACAAAATAAGCTCATTTGGCCAGTTCTGATTTTATATCCTGAAACAAAGCAGACAGATTTCATACAAAATTTTCACGAGGATACATTGTATGCTTTTATATCATATAAGAATCTCACGTTATACAAAAAATTAAAGGTTATTtcacatataataaatttacttattcAGGTTGATAGAACAATTAGAACAGTTATTTAATGATCCACCTGAGTGGGACTCACACAGACGTTATACTCctgaaaatataaatgtttattttgaGGATAAAGATAAATGTTCTCTGCATAAAGTGAACGTCCATCAGTCTCTAGGGCAAATATTGCAGCACGAGCGGTAAGTTCATGAATTAAGATACAGGAAATTAAAAACGCAACCacttatgaaataaaaaatttcagatTTATAGTTCGCGGGGGAACACCGATGTTTCTAATATTTGTTAAGTCCAGTAAGGCGGAGGAGGGATTTTTAGCTATGTATGTGTGATATAAATTATCGTGTACATTCTTCGTAAATAGATTTATAAAGAAGATCTACACatctattaatataattagaattaattatgcaaattcatataaatataatcatatAAATTGAAGAAATGGAATCTAATCCAAGATCcgctttaattattttatatattttcatatattacatagattatttgcatattttcaaatttctcataaatgtataaaaatttacagtCTAATAAAACAGTCTAGTAATAATTATTAGTGCTCTTATCAAATCAAGTTTAAAAAGCATTTTTCCTTACTGAATTAAGAAatgtttttgtacattttttttacGAAACTTTTTACAAAAGTGGTGCATGTGGGCCCCACTTCATATTAACCGTAGAAGGGACCGATATAGGTAAGATAATTGATCGAGCAGTGGTGCCACCTGTAGCCTGTAACACCTGCCAGAGCCAGATGGGCATAAAGACTCAGGGCCTCAGTCAGAAATTCAGTTCAAGAGACGCTGTAGAACGTGTGTATGCGTCCCGAAGCGGTTACTCTTCTAATTGTTGCGACTAAATTGTGCTAATATAGTGACGAAAAAGTGTTGTGCCAGAGATACGATCGAAACGATCGGAAATCGGTCCTTTATCGGTGGATGCTGAAGGTTATCTGGTTCAAGTTTGAATTGTGAAACAAGAGGACCTTTACAGCGTGGGAGAGAAGCGGAACGGGACACAAACGATGCCAAAGCAATGCAGGCAAAATTTTGtacttcttcatttttttttcttcaatcgATCTTTTTATAGTGATTAATTGTTAGTATATTTACTAAcagttattttttttattttgttactcATATTTGTCTTGCATATTTTACGAAATGAAAAGTATTCGAATTCCTTTTCACGAACAAAAAATTTGAATTCAGACTTAAATTGTTCAAGTTTCATCTGATCTCAATTTGTGGTACGAAACGGAAGTTCATTGAACCACTAATAGGATCTGTGATTTCAGTTTTCAGAATAACGGAGTtggttaaaaatatgtataatttttgcgAATAACGTAACTTTTTTATATTAGCAAgagtaatttcatttttatataacatCCCGCGAAAATTTCGTTAACTTTTATTACCATgccgaaaaaggagaaaaattttgttaatcaCGTATGCAAATTCGTTTTAATTTTCGACGTAATGTGAAATTGCAGTTGCATAGAAACGGTGAATGTTGCATTGCGTTGATATCGATAAAAATCACGCGTATCCGggtttaacaatttttaaaaactaCGCGCCACGGGTGAACGagtggaaaataaagaaagaacgcATTCACGGAGTGAATCAGTGTCAGATACGCTACAACTGACGTGATGTTATTAGTACATACCGATGAGACAATGGCGCGTGTTAAATTATTCATGAGGTCATTGTTGCATCGTAACGCAGATTCAAACGTCGAGCAATTTGAGGTGTGATGAAACCGCTGCGTTTGACTCGACGAAATTCGATCGAAATTGCCAGTAAATTCTACCACGTTGATTAAATTTCATTCACCTGATCtcgtgaaaaaagaagaaattaattataccAGAATTAAAGTTATGTTATGTGGGATATAAGTATCTCGTGAGAAGAATTTCGTAATGGAATTATATCTCGAAGAACCGTACAGAAATTACATATACTACACGTACATACTCGCAACTACCTTTCTCTCATCGTTCCcctctctcctctttttttatCCTAACAAGATGGTTGTCCTCTGGTCTAGTCAAACGGATCTCATCGAATCACGATAAGAGAAACCTTAAGCCATGTATTATTCGTCTATTTTCATTCGATCGAATTAAGGACCTATGTTTCGGGTAAAATTGAGCATATTTTATGGTTATTCCTGTTATGCTACCATGAAGTATTTTACGCCGTATAATCAAGAAAACATGTGTTTATCGCTCGAGGATAAAGTATAAGTACTGAAACTTCCTTAAGCATCCTTCCTCTACAATATATTTATGCTAATTTATACATGTAAATTTTACGTAAGATACGTGAGAAAAACTAGCCTCAATTATAGATATTTTTCAAACGTGCCtataaattaagaataaaaataaatggatTGTCATGTGAATCGGTCGATGGCCGTAATTTCATTATCTACGTACAAAGTCATGTTACGCGAGTTGCTAGTGAACAGGACAAGAAACACTGGCCAGTTGTCGGAGATGGTGGGGGGGATGGTTACGTGTCCTAGTTTCGTGGACTACGGTGGACCACGATGCATCTTTGTCCGATGCCCCGAAGCAAATGGTCGGTATATGTCGAAAGAGTTACGTCAGGCGGGAAGAAAAATCCGCGAACCGGACCGGTTGTAACGACGAGTCAATCTGTTGGAGAGGAAAAAAATTCCAAGATATCGTGCGCGAGATAGAATCGCGTTACGTTCAGAAAGACATACCGAAGATAGCTATCTCGAACCCTGTTCGATGTGTACGTCAGTAAAAAGAGAAATTCTTCTGGCAGAAAGAACGGGTTACTGAGAAAATACCGTACGGACACGCAATTACGTGCGCGTGAAATTCGacgaacgataattaaaagatatttcatttttttctactattttgatattatattcTATCTACATTTTTAATGTAGCGTATTTATGCTTAATAATTCCtatgatttattataatttactatAGCTATTAtggttttttaaaaattttgtttttgaaCGTTATAATTGAATATCTGTCAGAACGTAATCTCTGCACTTTCTCCTTTGCTCTGATTATTTTGTCTATAAACACGGTTAAGGTATGTGCAAGAAGAACATCTGCCATTTATTTCTCTCTAAAGTTGTCTATATACACTCTGGTGCTGTTCGGTTAATGAAAGTGTTAAAAAAGGAACGAGAGAAAGTAGAATGAAAATATCGAGGCGGTGTTTTTCTCTAACCATTTCGTCTCCAACTTGTAcattttatctctttcttttccttttttatttttatgtttgcGAAGAAACGATCGAAAACAATGTCTCAATACGAAGCAGCGCTGGGCATTGTCACAATAGAATTACACTCTGATCCGTTCCATCTCATGCAAGACTGTCACGACCAGACAGATTCGGAACGTCGGCGACTCTCTCTTTGTTAagtctttctctatttttctctgCTTTTCGTTTGTTCCTTTCCTACGAGCGATGATATTTCACACGAGGCTATGTATACGTAGTCATGTAGCTGCATCAACGACACGGTCTAACGGCATTCAGTCGACCTCATCATCCCGCTTCTCCACATTCAGTCACACACATTCTTGCATTTTTCTTTGCTCTTATATTACTTTTACCAATTTCTGCTTCTTTTCTCTCCGTTCCATCCGCATTCCCTTTGTTCTCTCGCTTTTTTGCCACTTTTCGCTCTTCTTTCCTGTCAGCTTTTCTCTGAtcgttcctttctctctctttttctcccaaAGTTCGCTATTTTCCTCTCATATCCGCGATCCCTTCGTCCGCTCCGTCTATTTTCTCTTTGTACGTTTGGTTCTTCCATATTTCTGCCCACGACAGAAACTAAGGGCATCCATTAAACCTGACTGGTCTTTCAATAACGGAGATTAATTTCGATTGTTTCATCTTCTCGGTCACGTGGTTAATCACCTGAAGTCTCTCCAGCGATGTACCGACGTATTGTCCAATTAGTGCGTTTAAAGACCGATTGGCGACGCGCGAGTAGACCTACACTAGATTTTAGAGGGGCAAATATCTGTCAAGGAATTTATTACTTGTGTTCTTGCAAACCGCAGATGACATTTATGCCATATTCTGTGACATTAATGCTTATGCAAATTATTACTATGTATACAGAAGCGCTAGATCCATTTAATAGTTACAATCTTAATATTTCATGACCGAGGGCACATTAaggatatttatgaaaatttatatttttatgaaaatgagCAAAGTAGTAAGCAAAGATTTATTTGACGTACCGAGTATTCTGACAAGTGCTTTGTTTTAGATACTGTATGTATGTAGCGTGTGTGTTCTATGCATTcttgcatcttcaaatttcctatgaatttatttattttatttgtgatACAATGGAAGGAAGACGTACTAGAAGGATGCATTAATCGTCACGTAATTACGTATGTTTTCCCGTCGATGAAAAGGAAAACGTCCATCGAAGTATTCATTTATCCTTGTTAATATATCTCCTATTACCCGCTCTTAAGATAGATTCTGCGGGTCGTTATCGTTTTTCATTAACATAACAGGTACATATTAATGTCAGCGATGTCGCGTCAAGGTTCCGATTACGAAAATCACCGTGGCCAATGATCATCAAGACCAGTTTCAACGTAACTTGTTTTCCTTTACAGCTGTGAAAATACCGTTTGGTAATTCACGGATTCTCCAGAAATTTATCTCCGTTTTTCGTTGTTTAGTCTCGTACAGGCAATCAACACGatattgttataatttatatgtcgATAGGCTATGAATTTTTGAGTTTGATTATTAAAGATTTTCTGTTTTAAagatttgcaatttttatttaaaaaaagctaAAAAGAGGAAGGTTTATGCTGCATTAGCATAAATGCTAATTATCTCACAAATACAGAGATGATATGAATTTCGAAAGGAAAGTCGCTACCGTGTGGATTACGTGTTTGACAGGTTTAAGAGGGAATTTTTTTGTGGTGGAAATAACATAAAACGGTTAAAAAGTTTTTCACACATCTcttgttaaaaaaaattagaatattaaaaattccttaTGACTACTTCGCTTGgaatttttctactattttGATAATTGTATTCTTGATAGTTAAATTTGAATCTGCATCCGAAAATTTGAATGTGAATTTAAATTTAGGATAATCGTATGCTCTACTCTATTTCGTAGGTAGAGCTTGTCGCTCTAAATGGTAGATGGCACAACGAAACCTCTAATTTTTTCCACGATCAGTATGTCAGAACACGTGACACGAAATCTCACAAGGTGTCAGATTTATCTTATATCTCGTCTACTAATGATTCGCGTGCAAATAACGAACAACGCAAGTCGATATCGCATCACTCGTGTGCGTTCGGCCTTGAACGAATCACTACCGGTTTTTTGTTGACGATCGCGCACGATTCTTGGAACAACGATTAATTGGAACAACCTCCGAGTCCGACCGCTATACGTACATAATTTTGGCGGGACAGGAACGGACGGTAATGGAGGAACCCTTAAACAATTTGTAAAAAACGATGCGCGGACGTGTGAATGTAatatattacgttcgtgcaacTGCTGCTCCAGTTACGTCAAGAGCGTTACCCGACGGCGTTGTTCATGAATGCCAACGTAAACTCATTTTGAGAACATTGAAAAATAACTGAGAGAATGAAGAGAGTGGGGAAAACGCGACATGATTAAGCAATGCTTGGACATTGGAAATGGATCGTGTGTTTGTTTGttgaaacttttctttttttttttgcggaTTTACTGCTGAGGAATTGCTTGAAATTTTTAGCGAAAGAATTATTATACTGTAATAGGTGAATTACGCTATTTAACGAAATTCATTATTTGACTATAGGAAAtatagaatttcattttgtagcATTATGTACAGAGGTCGACACTAAGTTCTGGTAGAAGAAATCTTTGATTGGAGAAAATTTCAGGGCTTTTAGGACTTTCAGGAGATTTGGAACGTAAATGTTAAGCTAGGTTAGGATAAGATAAGTTACAGAATGAAACAGGGATGGATGATTCAATATTTAAGAGGGAAAGcggaaacaaaaatatttaaagaataagaTGACATGGAAGTTGGTAAATTATACAACACGGAAGAGTTCATGCAGCAAAATTCTCTGTTCTAATTATCTTCTCTTTTAGGTCGTAAAAAGAGGAATAAGACCACGGTACAATGAAAAGATACATGCAAtgcaatttaaatttaaagaatcCTAACTTGTTGTTAGTTTTATTAGAGATTTAAGATAAAGGGATTTGGAAGGAAAAATTTCTGTTTGAAACTTTTggtttacaaaaaaaaaaaaagaagaacaagatTGGAATACGATAGAAAAAAATGTTCATACGAAATTTTTAATCGTAAAGGACTTAAATGCAAGATTCTAATTTAGATATACTTAAGATTCAAGACGAAAGAATTTGCAGGGAAAAATCTCTCT comes from Bombus terrestris chromosome 7, iyBomTerr1.2, whole genome shotgun sequence and encodes:
- the LOC100642518 gene encoding DNA polymerase interacting tetratricopeptide repeat-containing, protein of 47 kDa, whose protein sequence is MEGTSKEGSKVWTDNERLKLASKLDAELDEYISNLEKKSYTEGWPEDRWEEEMEKHPFFMKKTPEPGEELSPLMEGLQQLKYGEDENTPEELANNYKEDGNFNFKYKNYRLGILSYTEGIRTKCKDIDLMAQLYNNRAAAHFMLKNYRSSLNDCKLALRLKPKYIKVLNRAATCCFHIKDYEQCIDFCDRLLDESPTDKIMLYLKSQAVVEGERLKRDKRKQDRLEKNLNKKEEELLNIIKEKGINLEVIEGKRNLNLKDLEPQIPEMAQCSFHLDAQNKLIWPVLILYPETKQTDFIQNFHEDTLLIEQLEQLFNDPPEWDSHRRYTPENINVYFEDKDKCSLHKVNVHQSLGQILQHERFIVRGGTPMFLIFVKSSKAEEGFLAMYV